The proteins below are encoded in one region of Rubripirellula reticaptiva:
- a CDS encoding beta strand repeat-containing protein has protein sequence MQVRKLFSRVKSSRCATARVRRRLSRMESLENRRVLAAYIVVTGGDAGSGACGTSVCTLRDAVIAANASPGPDEITFAPSVTGTINLTAANGELLINDPVTITGPGAGSLTVRATTSAVNEFRLFDISAAAGDVSISGLTLTGGRVETDFGGAIRFQSSGTLTIQDSVISGNVADSGGAIYSEYDGTVRIVGSTLENNEAVRGGGGAIQVVEGSIVIEDSTFNNNQSYGSGGAISSPSAGPITISGSNLTNNQVSESGFNGGAIDSGDGDVTINNSIISGNSTAGGDGGALYSISGAVTISASTFDGNTALYNGGAILNDSGAITISDSKITNNQAQYGDGGGVSNFAGNLTITRSTISSNNSVTDGGGISNVSGKVIIRESTIDSNTAGGDGGGIATVTGGVTLTNSTISGNTGNVRGGGIQTDNAPIRLVNSTVTDNDSNISGGGIGTLNDGIFVGDNFGSISIQNSIVAENVSPLGPDFVSPANPVANLRVSFSLIGNNKDTSLAASNGTGGNYIGTPTSPVDPALGPLANNGGTTRTHNPASSSIVVDAGSNALAVDFGEDGVSGGGDDVTLENDQRGGLFSRIANASGSGATVDMGAVERQSRPILTVDTISDESDGNLAPGDRSLRELIELANASEGFDTIVVPGSIGATITLDASLPPLTITETVSIVGPGADLLAIVGPAGTTKRLVEIASTAGNVNMSGLRFSGGDVSASTGAAGKGGAITSSSPGDLVLVGVELSGNSANSGGAIHVSAGSLSIAGSLVAENVSLQSGGGVVLDGAATLLVLVDSTISTNAAGADGGGVFSSAGAVSIESSTFTGNSAVVQGGAIRMAAGSTTLAIDNSIVAANTAPIAPEFNSPQNPVANLDVDFSLIGDNSGTLLTATPVTDGQPVAGAGGNFIGGAGADAIDPKLSPLMTQGGRLRVHLPLQSSPAIDNGSTVRLPLDSYDINGNGSRTEILPVDVRTATRVVGAVDMGSVELAPIPTVTWDTPAGITFGEALSGTQLNAVSTAAGSFTYTPVSGTVLDAGAGQTLTAVFTPNDPFAFRSVTITTTIDVDTAEPNVNWETPIAIIVGTVLSTDQLNATADIAGTFVYTPPVDTELELGDGQLLSVRFTPDDANYHEVNKTVLIDVVEEAVSDEDFGDAPSDYAVSLADDGARHTVGSLRLGSVVTADDDGQPSLAADADDDDGVTLLANPVAVSGTDTIASFLVSVSADAKLDAWLDFDANGSWDSADQIATNLSVTAGDNVISFTVPAGTLAGETFARFRLSSAGSLGPTGAAVDGEVEDVLVEILDGDLQADAIVTVVGGLGSVTSAGGNVTVDSGADTLFEAPVNALTDLQIDGTESDDSFTLVVSSLSDSATLAINGSLGTNTLVVETATVDLTDPTVLVIENFAIIDLMTPGSQTITIDAGVVTSLSPAAQTILVRANSAEDRLVFVDVADWRMDTPDTSGGGFVIVALNQVTGQIVRTEATSGWHNVIEPSDVNNNGSVTASDALVVINELGRRAYSDGASSLLEDPTTSNPFPGTYYDQNGDGRATALDALRVINQLARISNSGGEQVDGEQVLVQPPSSPITLFERTRDIEFTFDSETTIDKVASFAEQTSETAEPQRAASEQSGATETWANSVDEFLTELGLQTSIG, from the coding sequence ATGCAAGTCCGCAAACTGTTCTCTCGCGTTAAGTCCAGTCGTTGCGCCACCGCTCGTGTTCGCCGACGACTCTCTAGGATGGAATCGCTCGAAAACCGCCGCGTCCTTGCTGCTTACATTGTCGTCACCGGCGGTGACGCAGGCAGTGGAGCTTGCGGCACTTCGGTTTGCACACTTCGCGACGCAGTGATTGCGGCTAACGCATCCCCCGGCCCTGACGAAATCACGTTCGCACCGTCGGTGACGGGCACGATCAATTTGACGGCCGCCAACGGCGAGTTGTTGATCAACGATCCCGTCACGATCACTGGCCCGGGCGCAGGGTCGCTAACCGTTCGTGCCACCACCAGCGCGGTCAACGAATTTCGATTGTTCGATATTTCGGCTGCTGCCGGTGATGTATCGATCTCAGGGTTAACGCTGACAGGTGGCCGCGTGGAAACCGATTTCGGCGGCGCAATTCGTTTCCAAAGTTCAGGCACGCTGACCATTCAAGACAGCGTCATCTCGGGCAATGTCGCCGATAGCGGCGGTGCAATCTACAGCGAATATGACGGAACGGTCCGTATCGTCGGCAGTACGTTGGAAAACAACGAAGCGGTACGCGGTGGCGGCGGCGCCATCCAAGTCGTCGAGGGCTCGATCGTTATCGAAGACTCGACGTTCAACAACAATCAGTCCTATGGCAGCGGCGGTGCAATCTCGAGTCCGTCGGCCGGTCCGATCACAATCTCTGGCAGCAACCTGACCAACAACCAAGTCAGTGAATCGGGCTTCAACGGCGGTGCCATCGACAGCGGTGATGGCGACGTCACGATCAATAACAGCATCATCAGTGGCAACTCAACCGCGGGCGGCGACGGCGGTGCTCTCTACAGCATCAGTGGTGCGGTTACGATTTCGGCGTCGACGTTTGACGGTAACACTGCACTGTATAACGGTGGTGCGATCCTGAACGATTCTGGGGCGATCACGATCAGTGATTCAAAAATCACCAATAACCAAGCCCAGTACGGTGATGGCGGTGGAGTCTCTAACTTCGCCGGCAATTTGACGATCACTCGTTCAACCATCAGCTCAAACAACAGCGTTACCGATGGCGGTGGTATTTCGAACGTCAGCGGCAAGGTGATCATTCGCGAATCGACGATTGACTCGAATACGGCAGGCGGCGATGGCGGCGGCATCGCGACGGTGACGGGGGGAGTCACGCTGACCAACTCGACCATTTCCGGTAACACGGGCAATGTTCGCGGCGGCGGAATCCAGACCGACAACGCGCCGATACGTTTGGTCAACTCAACCGTCACGGATAACGATTCGAACATCTCGGGCGGTGGTATCGGCACGCTAAACGACGGGATCTTTGTCGGTGACAATTTTGGGTCGATTTCGATCCAGAATTCGATCGTTGCCGAGAACGTCTCGCCTCTTGGACCCGACTTTGTCTCGCCAGCCAACCCGGTGGCCAACTTGCGCGTCAGTTTCAGCTTGATCGGAAATAACAAAGACACATCGCTAGCGGCATCGAACGGTACTGGAGGCAATTACATTGGAACTCCGACTTCACCAGTGGACCCGGCACTGGGACCGTTGGCTAATAATGGTGGCACCACACGAACTCACAATCCAGCGTCGTCGAGCATTGTCGTTGATGCAGGTAGCAACGCCTTGGCTGTCGATTTTGGCGAAGACGGTGTTTCGGGTGGCGGCGATGATGTGACGCTGGAGAACGATCAGCGGGGCGGCCTGTTCAGCCGAATTGCAAATGCGTCTGGATCAGGCGCAACGGTCGACATGGGAGCCGTCGAACGCCAGTCGCGTCCGATTCTGACGGTCGACACAATCTCTGATGAATCGGATGGTAATTTAGCGCCCGGCGATCGTTCGCTTCGCGAATTGATCGAACTTGCCAACGCCAGCGAAGGGTTCGACACGATCGTTGTACCGGGATCGATCGGTGCTACGATCACGCTTGATGCTTCTCTTCCGCCACTGACCATTACCGAGACGGTTTCGATCGTCGGCCCTGGCGCTGATCTTTTAGCAATCGTCGGCCCTGCCGGCACCACGAAACGCTTGGTTGAGATTGCATCAACGGCGGGTAACGTCAACATGTCTGGTTTGCGTTTTTCCGGTGGCGACGTGTCCGCGTCGACTGGCGCGGCCGGCAAAGGTGGTGCGATCACGTCAAGTTCGCCGGGTGACCTCGTGCTGGTCGGCGTCGAGCTGTCTGGGAACTCGGCGAATTCCGGAGGTGCCATTCATGTCTCTGCTGGATCGCTCTCGATCGCTGGTTCGCTGGTCGCCGAGAATGTTTCGCTTCAGTCAGGTGGTGGCGTCGTGCTTGATGGCGCGGCAACGTTGTTGGTGTTGGTTGATTCAACCATTTCGACTAACGCGGCCGGTGCTGATGGAGGCGGCGTGTTTTCGTCCGCGGGCGCGGTGTCGATCGAGTCGTCTACGTTCACGGGTAATTCCGCGGTCGTGCAGGGCGGTGCTATACGGATGGCTGCCGGTTCGACAACGCTGGCGATCGACAATTCGATCGTCGCAGCGAACACGGCCCCGATCGCCCCTGAATTCAACTCTCCTCAGAATCCTGTCGCCAACCTTGACGTTGATTTCTCGTTGATCGGTGACAACTCGGGCACGCTGCTTACTGCGACTCCGGTCACCGACGGGCAACCGGTCGCGGGCGCCGGCGGCAATTTCATTGGCGGTGCGGGGGCGGATGCGATTGACCCGAAACTAAGTCCGCTGATGACTCAAGGCGGAAGGCTTCGTGTGCATTTGCCTCTTCAATCAAGTCCCGCAATTGATAATGGCAGTACCGTTCGACTGCCGCTGGATTCTTACGATATCAATGGCAATGGTAGCCGGACTGAAATCTTGCCCGTCGACGTTCGGACGGCAACCCGCGTCGTTGGCGCCGTCGATATGGGATCCGTCGAACTTGCGCCGATTCCCACGGTGACCTGGGACACGCCCGCTGGCATCACGTTCGGTGAGGCGCTTAGTGGCACGCAGTTGAACGCAGTCTCGACTGCCGCAGGTTCGTTCACCTATACGCCAGTATCAGGAACGGTTTTGGACGCCGGTGCTGGCCAGACGTTGACGGCGGTGTTTACGCCGAATGATCCGTTTGCGTTTCGATCAGTGACCATCACAACGACGATCGATGTCGATACAGCCGAACCGAACGTCAATTGGGAAACACCCATTGCGATCATCGTCGGGACCGTGTTGTCGACGGATCAGTTGAATGCGACGGCGGATATCGCGGGGACGTTTGTTTACACTCCGCCGGTCGATACCGAGTTGGAACTGGGTGACGGACAATTGTTAAGTGTTCGGTTCACGCCCGATGATGCGAATTATCACGAAGTCAACAAGACCGTGCTGATCGACGTGGTTGAAGAAGCGGTCTCGGACGAGGACTTTGGTGACGCGCCGAGTGACTATGCCGTATCATTAGCTGATGACGGAGCCAGACATACGGTGGGATCGCTTCGTTTGGGATCGGTAGTTACTGCCGACGACGACGGGCAGCCATCTCTGGCAGCCGATGCAGACGATGATGACGGTGTGACTCTGCTGGCGAACCCGGTTGCCGTTTCCGGCACTGATACAATCGCCAGCTTCTTGGTGTCGGTTTCGGCTGATGCGAAACTAGACGCCTGGCTTGATTTTGATGCCAATGGATCTTGGGACAGTGCCGATCAAATTGCAACCAACCTGTCAGTCACCGCAGGGGACAACGTGATCTCGTTCACCGTTCCCGCGGGAACTCTCGCTGGCGAAACGTTCGCCCGATTCCGGCTCAGCAGTGCAGGTTCACTTGGTCCGACCGGCGCCGCGGTGGACGGTGAAGTCGAAGACGTTCTTGTCGAAATCCTCGACGGGGATTTGCAAGCCGATGCGATTGTTACCGTGGTGGGCGGCTTGGGAAGCGTAACATCAGCCGGTGGCAACGTTACCGTCGACTCGGGTGCCGACACGCTTTTCGAGGCGCCGGTGAACGCGTTGACAGACCTGCAAATTGATGGCACGGAATCCGACGATTCATTCACGTTGGTCGTGTCGTCGTTGTCGGATTCGGCAACGCTTGCCATCAACGGCTCGCTCGGTACAAACACGTTGGTTGTCGAAACGGCGACCGTTGATTTGACGGATCCCACGGTCCTTGTGATCGAGAATTTTGCGATCATTGATCTGATGACGCCAGGATCGCAAACGATCACGATTGATGCGGGCGTTGTCACCTCGCTTTCCCCTGCTGCGCAAACGATTCTGGTCCGCGCCAACTCGGCCGAAGATCGATTGGTCTTTGTTGATGTCGCGGACTGGCGAATGGACACGCCGGATACGTCGGGTGGCGGATTCGTGATCGTGGCTTTGAACCAAGTGACAGGTCAGATCGTGCGAACAGAAGCCACGTCGGGGTGGCACAACGTGATCGAGCCTTCCGACGTCAACAACAATGGCTCCGTCACAGCCAGCGACGCGTTGGTGGTCATCAACGAACTGGGACGACGGGCCTACTCGGACGGCGCCAGCAGCCTGCTGGAAGATCCAACAACGTCAAATCCATTTCCAGGTACGTACTACGATCAAAATGGCGACGGACGGGCGACTGCACTTGATGCACTGCGTGTGATCAATCAACTGGCTAGGATCAGTAACAGTGGCGGCGAACAAGTCGACGGCGAACAAGTGCTTGTTCAGCCTCCTTCGTCGCCAATCACTTTGTTCGAAAGGACCAGGGACATCGAGTTTACTTTCGACTCCGAGACCACCATCGACAAGGTCGCTTCCTTCGCCGAGCAGACCAGTGAAACTGCCGAACCGCAGAGGGCTGCTTCCGAGCAATCCGGCGCGACCGAGACATGGGCGAACAGCGTCGACGAATTCCTAACCGAACTTGGCCTGCAGACCAGTATCGGTTAG